Proteins encoded in a region of the Vibrio sp. CB1-14 genome:
- the rpsD gene encoding 30S ribosomal protein S4 translates to MARYLGPKLKLSRREGTDLFLKSGVRAIDTKCKIDNAPGVHGARRGRLSEYGVQLREKQKVRRIYGVLEKQFRNYYKEAARLKGNTGENLLQLLEGRLDNVVYRMGFGATRAEARQLVSHKAILVNGNVVNVPSFKITANDVVSIREKAKQQARIKAALEVAEQREKPTWIEVDAGKMEGTFKRMPERSDLSADINEHLIVELYSK, encoded by the coding sequence ATGGCAAGATATTTGGGTCCTAAGCTGAAGCTTAGCCGTCGCGAAGGTACAGACTTATTCCTTAAGTCAGGCGTACGCGCGATCGATACCAAGTGTAAAATCGATAACGCACCAGGTGTACACGGCGCTCGTCGCGGTCGTCTATCTGAATATGGCGTTCAGCTTCGTGAGAAGCAAAAAGTTCGTCGTATCTACGGCGTTCTAGAAAAACAATTCCGTAACTACTACAAAGAAGCAGCTCGCCTTAAAGGCAACACTGGTGAAAACCTACTTCAGCTTCTTGAAGGTCGTCTAGATAACGTAGTTTACCGCATGGGCTTTGGCGCAACTCGCGCAGAAGCACGTCAGCTAGTTAGCCACAAAGCTATCCTAGTTAACGGTAATGTTGTAAACGTTCCTTCATTCAAAATTACGGCTAACGACGTTGTTTCTATCCGCGAGAAAGCTAAACAGCAAGCTCGTATTAAAGCGGCTCTAGAAGTTGCTGAACAACGCGAAAAACCAACTTGGATTGAAGTAGATGCTGGCAAGATGGAAGGTACATTCAAGCGTATGCCTGAGCGTTCAGATCTATCTGCTGACATTAACGAACACTTGATCGTCGAGCTTTACTCTAAGTAA
- the rpsK gene encoding 30S ribosomal protein S11, which translates to MAKQPTRARKRVRKQVADGVAHIHASFNNTIVTITDRQGNALAWATAGGSGFRGSRKSTPFAAQVAAERCAEMAKEYGLKNLEVMVKGPGPGRESTVRALNAAGFRITNIVDATPIPHNGCRPPKKRRV; encoded by the coding sequence ATGGCTAAACAACCAACTCGCGCTCGTAAGCGCGTACGCAAGCAAGTTGCAGATGGCGTTGCGCACATCCATGCTTCTTTCAATAACACAATCGTAACCATTACTGACCGTCAAGGTAACGCTCTTGCATGGGCAACTGCAGGTGGTTCAGGTTTCCGTGGTTCTCGTAAGTCTACTCCGTTCGCTGCACAGGTTGCTGCTGAGCGTTGTGCTGAAATGGCTAAAGAATACGGTCTAAAGAACTTGGAAGTTATGGTTAAGGGTCCAGGTCCAGGTCGCGAATCTACGGTTCGTGCACTGAACGCTGCTGGTTTCCGCATCACGAACATCGTTGACGCGACACCAATCCCTCATAACGGTTGTCGTCCACCTAAGAAACGTCGCGTATAA
- the rpsM gene encoding 30S ribosomal protein S13 translates to MARIAGINIPDQKHAVIALTAIYGIGKTRSQAILAEVGIAEDVKISELTEEQIDQLRDGVAKYTVEGDLRREVSMNIKRLMDLGCYRGLRHRRSLPLRGQRTKTNARTRKGPRKPIKK, encoded by the coding sequence ATGGCCCGTATAGCAGGCATTAACATTCCTGATCAAAAACACGCTGTAATCGCACTAACTGCGATCTACGGCATCGGTAAAACTCGCTCTCAAGCTATTCTAGCTGAAGTGGGTATTGCTGAAGATGTTAAGATCAGTGAACTAACTGAAGAGCAGATCGATCAACTGCGTGATGGTGTAGCTAAATACACTGTAGAAGGTGATCTACGTCGTGAAGTATCAATGAACATCAAGCGTCTTATGGACCTTGGCTGTTACCGTGGTCTTCGTCATCGTCGCAGTCTACCACTACGTGGACAGCGTACTAAAACCAACGCTCGCACCCGTAAGGGTCCGCGTAAGCCGATCAAGAAATAA
- the rpmJ gene encoding 50S ribosomal protein L36: MKVRASVKKICRNCKVIKRNGVVRVICSSEPKHKQRQG; this comes from the coding sequence ATGAAAGTTCGTGCTTCCGTTAAAAAAATCTGCCGTAACTGTAAAGTTATCAAGCGCAACGGTGTTGTGCGTGTTATCTGTAGCAGTGAGCCAAAGCACAAACAGCGCCAAGGCTAA
- the secY gene encoding preprotein translocase subunit SecY, with the protein MAKKPGQDFSSAKNGLNELKSRLLFVIGALLVFRAGSFVPIPGIDAAVLADLFEQQKGTIVEMFNMFSGGALERASILALGIMPYISASIVVQLLTVVHPALAELKKEGEAGRRKISQYTRYGTLVLATFQAIGIATGLPNMVNNLVVINQTMFTLIATVSLVTGTMFLMWLGEQITERGIGNGISILIFAGIVAGLPSAIGQTIEQARQGELHVLLLLLIAVLAFAVIYFVVFMERGQRRIVVNYAKRQQGRKVFAAQSTHLPLKINMAGVIPAIFASSIILFPGTLAQWFGQNGESSAFGWLTDVSLALSPGQPLYVMLYAAAIIFFCFFYTALVFNPRETADNLKKSGAFVPGIRPGEQTAKYIDKVMTRLTLAGALYITFICLIPEFMMVAWNVRFYFGGTSLLIVVVVIMDFMAQVQTHLMSQQYDSVLKKANLKGVGR; encoded by the coding sequence ATGGCTAAGAAACCAGGACAAGATTTTAGTAGTGCAAAGAATGGCTTAAACGAACTTAAGTCTAGACTTTTATTCGTGATAGGCGCACTTTTAGTGTTCCGTGCCGGCTCTTTTGTGCCGATCCCTGGTATTGACGCAGCTGTACTTGCCGATTTGTTCGAACAGCAAAAAGGTACCATCGTAGAAATGTTTAACATGTTCTCCGGTGGTGCATTAGAGCGTGCATCTATTTTAGCACTGGGCATCATGCCGTATATTTCGGCGTCGATTGTTGTCCAGTTGCTAACGGTAGTTCATCCAGCGTTAGCCGAACTCAAGAAAGAGGGTGAGGCAGGGCGTCGTAAGATTAGCCAATATACGCGTTATGGTACGCTTGTACTTGCAACATTCCAGGCAATAGGTATCGCAACTGGCCTTCCAAACATGGTCAATAATCTGGTTGTTATCAACCAAACCATGTTTACGCTAATTGCAACCGTAAGTTTAGTAACTGGTACCATGTTCCTAATGTGGTTAGGTGAACAAATTACAGAGCGTGGAATTGGTAATGGTATTTCCATTCTAATTTTTGCAGGTATTGTTGCTGGATTGCCTTCTGCAATCGGTCAAACAATCGAGCAAGCGCGTCAAGGTGAACTGCACGTACTTCTTCTGTTGTTGATTGCTGTACTCGCTTTCGCAGTGATTTACTTTGTTGTGTTTATGGAACGTGGTCAACGTCGTATCGTCGTTAACTACGCTAAACGTCAACAAGGCCGTAAGGTTTTCGCTGCACAAAGCACACACCTACCGTTGAAAATCAACATGGCAGGTGTTATTCCAGCAATCTTTGCTTCAAGCATTATCCTGTTCCCAGGAACACTGGCTCAGTGGTTTGGTCAGAATGGTGAGAGCAGCGCGTTCGGTTGGTTAACTGACGTGTCATTGGCTCTTAGCCCAGGTCAACCGCTGTATGTAATGCTTTATGCAGCAGCGATTATTTTCTTCTGTTTCTTCTACACGGCTCTTGTTTTCAATCCGCGTGAAACAGCAGATAACTTGAAGAAGTCAGGTGCATTCGTACCCGGCATCCGCCCAGGTGAGCAGACAGCGAAATACATTGATAAAGTAATGACTAGACTTACCCTTGCAGGTGCTCTATATATTACCTTTATCTGTCTGATTCCCGAGTTCATGATGGTCGCGTGGAACGTACGTTTCTACTTCGGCGGTACTTCACTACTTATCGTAGTGGTAGTTATTATGGACTTTATGGCACAGGTACAGACTCATCTGATGTCACAACAGTATGATTCTGTGTTGAAGAAAGCAAATCTGAAAGGCGTTGGCCGTTAA
- the rplO gene encoding 50S ribosomal protein L15, which yields MRLNTLSPAAGSKPSKKRVGRGIGSGLGKTGGRGHKGQKSRSGGSVRPGFEGGQMPLKQRLPKFGFTSRKSLVSAEVRLAELAKVTGDVVDLNSLKAANVITKNIEFVKVVLSGEIDKAVTVKGLRVTKGAKAAIEAAGGKIEE from the coding sequence ATGCGTTTGAATACTCTATCACCGGCTGCGGGTTCTAAGCCTTCTAAGAAGCGCGTAGGCCGTGGTATCGGTTCTGGCCTAGGTAAAACTGGTGGCCGTGGTCACAAAGGTCAAAAATCACGTTCTGGCGGCAGTGTTCGTCCAGGTTTTGAAGGCGGTCAAATGCCTTTGAAACAGCGTCTACCAAAATTCGGTTTCACTTCTCGTAAGAGCCTAGTGTCTGCTGAAGTTCGTCTAGCTGAGCTAGCGAAAGTAACTGGTGACGTTGTAGATCTAAACAGCCTTAAAGCAGCTAACGTTATCACTAAGAACATCGAATTTGTTAAAGTTGTTCTTTCAGGTGAAATCGACAAAGCTGTGACTGTTAAAGGTCTACGCGTGACTAAAGGCGCTAAAGCTGCAATCGAAGCTGCAGGCGGTAAAATCGAGGAATAA
- the rpmD gene encoding 50S ribosomal protein L30, which translates to MATIKVTQTKSSIGRLPKHKACLKGLGLRKINHTVELEDTPCIRGMINKVYYMVKVEE; encoded by the coding sequence ATGGCAACTATCAAAGTAACTCAAACTAAGAGCTCAATTGGTCGCCTACCTAAGCACAAAGCGTGTCTTAAAGGTCTTGGCCTTCGTAAAATCAACCACACAGTAGAACTTGAAGATACACCGTGCATTCGCGGTATGATCAACAAGGTTTACTACATGGTTAAAGTTGAGGAGTAA
- the rpsE gene encoding 30S ribosomal protein S5: MAKEQQQASDLQEKLIAVNRVSKTVKGGRIMSFTALTVVGDGNGRVGFGYGKAREVPAAIQKAMEKARRNMTTIALNEGTLHHPVKGRHSGSKVYMQPAAEGTGVIAGGAMRAVLEVAGVHNVLSKAYGSTNPINIVRATIDALGSMKSPEMVAAKRGLTVESISE, encoded by the coding sequence ATGGCTAAAGAACAACAACAAGCTAGTGATTTGCAAGAAAAGCTAATCGCCGTTAACCGTGTTTCTAAGACGGTTAAAGGTGGTCGAATCATGAGCTTCACTGCACTAACAGTAGTTGGTGACGGTAACGGTCGCGTAGGTTTCGGTTACGGCAAAGCTCGTGAAGTACCTGCTGCGATTCAAAAAGCAATGGAAAAAGCACGTCGTAACATGACTACGATCGCGCTTAACGAAGGCACTCTTCACCACCCGGTGAAAGGTCGCCACTCTGGCTCTAAAGTTTACATGCAGCCAGCAGCAGAAGGTACGGGTGTTATCGCAGGTGGTGCGATGCGTGCAGTACTAGAAGTTGCAGGTGTACACAACGTACTATCTAAAGCATACGGTTCTACGAACCCTATCAACATCGTTCGTGCTACGATCGATGCTCTAGGTAGCATGAAGTCACCAGAAATGGTTGCTGCTAAACGTGGTCTAACTGTTGAATCTATTTCGGAGTAA
- the rplR gene encoding 50S ribosomal protein L18 → MDKKASRIRRATRARRKIAELGATRLVVHRTPRHVYAQVIAANGSEVIAAASTVEKAIREEVKSTGNIDAAKAVGKAVAERALEKGVSAVAFDRSGFQYHGRVAALAESAREAGLKF, encoded by the coding sequence ATGGATAAGAAAGCATCTCGCATCCGTCGTGCTACACGTGCACGTCGTAAGATTGCAGAACTGGGTGCAACTCGCCTAGTAGTACACCGTACTCCTCGTCACGTTTACGCTCAAGTAATCGCAGCGAACGGCTCTGAAGTTATCGCAGCCGCTTCAACTGTTGAAAAAGCGATTCGTGAAGAAGTTAAGAGTACTGGTAACATCGATGCAGCTAAAGCAGTTGGTAAAGCTGTTGCTGAGCGCGCTCTTGAAAAAGGCGTATCTGCTGTTGCATTCGATCGTTCTGGTTTCCAATACCACGGTCGAGTAGCGGCGCTAGCAGAATCTGCTCGCGAAGCTGGTCTGAAATTCTAA
- the rplF gene encoding 50S ribosomal protein L6 yields the protein MSRVAKAPVAIPAGVEVKLNGQEVTVKGAKGELTRVLNNAVVIAQEESNLTFGPRDGVANAWAQAGTARALVNNMVVGVTEGFTKKLTLKGVGYRAAIKGNAVGLTLGFSHPVEHELPAGIKAECPSQTEIIITGCDKQLVGQVAADIRSYREPEPYKGKGVRYADENVRTKEAKKK from the coding sequence ATGTCTCGTGTTGCTAAAGCACCTGTCGCTATTCCAGCTGGCGTAGAGGTGAAACTAAACGGCCAAGAAGTTACTGTTAAAGGCGCTAAAGGTGAACTTACTCGCGTTCTAAACAACGCAGTAGTTATCGCTCAAGAAGAGAGCAACCTTACATTCGGTCCTCGCGACGGTGTTGCTAACGCATGGGCACAAGCAGGTACTGCTCGTGCACTAGTTAACAACATGGTTGTTGGTGTTACTGAAGGCTTTACTAAGAAGCTAACTCTTAAAGGTGTTGGTTACCGTGCTGCTATCAAAGGCAACGCTGTAGGCCTAACACTTGGCTTCTCTCACCCAGTTGAGCACGAGTTGCCAGCGGGTATTAAAGCTGAGTGTCCTAGCCAAACTGAGATCATCATTACTGGTTGTGATAAGCAACTAGTTGGTCAAGTTGCAGCTGACATTCGTTCTTACCGTGAGCCTGAGCCTTATAAAGGTAAAGGTGTTCGTTACGCAGATGAAAATGTGCGTACTAAAGAAGCTAAGAAGAAGTAA
- the rpsH gene encoding 30S ribosomal protein S8 — protein MSMQDPISDMLTRVRNGQAANKVAVKMPSSKLKVAIAALLKAEGYIVDFAVEGEAKPVLEVTLKYFQAKPVIEQIKRVSRPGLRVYKNKDSLPTVMGGLGIAVVSTSKGLMSDRAARKAGLGGEIICYVA, from the coding sequence ATGAGCATGCAAGATCCGATTTCGGATATGCTGACCCGCGTTCGTAACGGTCAGGCAGCAAACAAAGTTGCTGTAAAAATGCCTTCTTCAAAGCTTAAAGTTGCAATCGCTGCACTACTGAAAGCTGAAGGTTACATCGTTGACTTCGCTGTTGAAGGCGAAGCAAAACCAGTGCTAGAAGTTACACTTAAGTACTTCCAAGCAAAACCAGTAATTGAGCAAATCAAACGTGTTTCACGTCCTGGTCTGCGTGTCTACAAAAATAAAGACTCGCTACCAACTGTGATGGGCGGTTTGGGTATTGCTGTTGTTTCCACTTCCAAGGGTCTGATGTCAGACCGCGCTGCACGTAAAGCAGGTCTTGGCGGTGAAATCATCTGTTACGTAGCTTAA
- the rpsN gene encoding 30S ribosomal protein S14, producing the protein MAKQSMKARETKRAKLVAKFAEKRSALKAIISDVNASEEDRWNAVLKLQALPRDSSASRQRNRCNQTGRPHGYLRKFGLSRIKVREACMKGEIPGLRKASW; encoded by the coding sequence ATGGCTAAACAATCAATGAAAGCGCGCGAAACTAAACGCGCGAAGCTAGTAGCTAAGTTTGCTGAAAAGCGCTCAGCTCTAAAAGCTATCATCAGCGATGTAAACGCATCTGAAGAAGATCGTTGGAACGCAGTACTTAAACTGCAAGCTCTTCCACGTGATTCAAGTGCTTCACGTCAGCGCAACCGTTGCAACCAAACTGGTCGTCCACACGGTTACCTACGTAAGTTCGGTCTAAGCCGTATCAAAGTTCGCGAAGCTTGCATGAAAGGCGAGATTCCTGGACTTCGTAAGGCTAGCTGGTAA
- the rplE gene encoding 50S ribosomal protein L5 — MAKLHDYYKSSVVAELTKQFNYSSVMQVPRIEKITLNMGVGEAINDKKLLENAAADMATISGQKPLITKARKSVAGFKIREGYPIGCKVTLRGERMWEFLERLISIALPRVRDFRGVSAKSFDGRGNYSMGVREQIIFPEIDYDKVDRVRGLDITITTSAANDEEGRALLAAFNFPFRK; from the coding sequence ATGGCGAAACTGCATGATTACTACAAGTCGTCTGTAGTTGCTGAATTGACCAAACAATTCAACTACTCAAGCGTCATGCAAGTCCCTAGGATTGAGAAAATCACCCTAAACATGGGCGTTGGTGAAGCAATCAACGATAAGAAACTGCTAGAAAACGCAGCAGCTGATATGGCAACGATCTCTGGTCAAAAGCCTCTTATCACTAAAGCGCGTAAATCTGTTGCAGGTTTCAAAATTCGTGAAGGCTACCCAATTGGTTGTAAAGTAACCTTGCGTGGCGAACGTATGTGGGAATTTTTAGAGCGTTTAATCTCTATCGCACTTCCACGTGTACGTGACTTCCGTGGCGTTAGCGCTAAGTCTTTTGACGGACGCGGTAACTACAGCATGGGCGTTCGCGAGCAAATCATCTTCCCGGAAATCGACTACGATAAAGTAGACCGTGTTCGTGGCCTAGACATCACTATTACGACGTCTGCTGCAAACGATGAGGAAGGCCGAGCTCTGCTGGCTGCCTTTAACTTCCCATTCCGTAAGTAA
- the rplX gene encoding 50S ribosomal protein L24 encodes MAAKIRRNDEVIVLAGKDKGKKGKVTKVLATGKVIVEGINLVKKHQKPQPALGQQGGIVEQEAAIDASNVAIFNAATGKADRIGFRIEDGKKVRFFKSNGETVSN; translated from the coding sequence ATGGCAGCTAAAATCCGTCGTAATGACGAAGTAATCGTTCTTGCTGGTAAAGATAAAGGCAAGAAAGGTAAAGTAACTAAGGTTCTAGCAACTGGTAAAGTTATCGTTGAAGGTATCAACCTTGTTAAGAAGCACCAAAAGCCTCAACCGGCTCTAGGTCAACAAGGTGGCATCGTTGAGCAAGAAGCAGCAATTGACGCTTCTAACGTTGCAATCTTTAACGCGGCTACTGGTAAAGCTGACCGCATCGGTTTCCGTATCGAAGATGGCAAGAAAGTTCGTTTCTTCAAGTCTAACGGCGAAACTGTTTCTAACTAA
- the rplN gene encoding 50S ribosomal protein L14, with amino-acid sequence MIQMQSTLDAADNSGARKVMCIKVLGGSHRRYAHIGDIIKVTVKEAIPRGKVKKGDVLKAVVVRTRKGVRRPDGSVIRFDRNACVLLNDTTEQPVGTRIFGPVTRELRNAKFMKIVSLAPEVL; translated from the coding sequence ATGATCCAAATGCAAAGTACACTTGACGCAGCAGATAACTCTGGCGCGCGCAAGGTAATGTGTATTAAGGTTCTGGGTGGCTCACACCGTCGTTACGCACACATCGGCGACATCATCAAAGTTACTGTGAAAGAAGCAATTCCTCGCGGTAAAGTAAAAAAAGGTGATGTTCTGAAGGCGGTAGTAGTTCGCACCCGTAAAGGCGTACGTCGTCCAGACGGTTCTGTCATTCGCTTCGACCGTAATGCTTGTGTATTGTTGAACGACACTACTGAGCAACCAGTCGGCACACGTATCTTTGGTCCAGTGACTCGTGAACTTCGTAATGCGAAATTCATGAAAATTGTTTCACTAGCACCTGAAGTACTGTAA
- the rpsQ gene encoding 30S ribosomal protein S17: MSEQIRTQLGRVISNKGDKSIVVAIERMVKHPIYGKFVKRTTKLHAHDENNECGIGDTVEVRECRPLSKTKSWTLVSIVEKAKI; this comes from the coding sequence ATGAGCGAACAAATCCGTACTCAACTAGGTCGTGTAATTAGCAACAAAGGCGATAAGTCTATTGTTGTTGCAATCGAACGCATGGTTAAACACCCAATTTACGGTAAATTCGTAAAGCGTACGACTAAACTACACGCACATGACGAAAACAACGAGTGTGGCATTGGCGACACTGTTGAAGTTCGTGAGTGCCGTCCACTGTCTAAGACTAAGTCTTGGACTTTGGTAAGCATCGTAGAAAAAGCGAAAATTTAA
- the rpmC gene encoding 50S ribosomal protein L29, translated as MKAQDLREKNVEELNAELLNLLREQFNLRMQAATGQLQQTHTLKAVRRDIARVKTVLTEKAGA; from the coding sequence ATGAAAGCACAAGATCTACGCGAAAAAAACGTTGAAGAGCTTAACGCTGAGCTTTTGAATTTGCTACGTGAACAGTTCAACTTGCGCATGCAAGCTGCAACTGGTCAGCTTCAGCAAACTCATACTCTAAAAGCTGTACGCCGTGATATCGCACGTGTGAAAACTGTTTTGACTGAGAAGGCAGGCGCATAA
- the rplP gene encoding 50S ribosomal protein L16, which yields MLQPKRTKFRKVQTGRNRGLAKGTDVSFGTFGLKAVGRGRLTARQIEAARRAMTRHVKRQGKIWIRVFPDKPITEKPLEVRQGKGKGNVEYWVAQIQPGKVMYEMDGVPEELAREAFRLAARKLPFKTTFVTKQVM from the coding sequence ATGCTACAACCTAAACGTACTAAGTTCCGTAAGGTTCAGACTGGTCGCAACCGTGGTCTAGCTAAAGGTACAGACGTAAGCTTCGGCACATTCGGTCTTAAGGCTGTTGGTCGTGGTCGTCTTACTGCTCGTCAGATCGAAGCGGCACGTCGTGCAATGACGCGTCACGTTAAGCGTCAAGGTAAAATCTGGATTCGTGTATTCCCAGACAAGCCTATCACAGAAAAACCACTAGAAGTTCGTCAAGGTAAGGGTAAAGGTAACGTTGAGTACTGGGTAGCCCAAATCCAACCTGGTAAGGTTATGTACGAAATGGACGGTGTACCTGAAGAGTTGGCACGTGAAGCGTTCCGCCTAGCGGCTCGCAAACTGCCGTTCAAAACTACATTTGTAACTAAGCAGGTGATGTGA
- the rpsC gene encoding 30S ribosomal protein S3 yields MGQKVHPNGIRLGIVKPWNATWFANTKDFADNLDGDFKVRQFLTKELAKASLSRIVIERPAKSIRVTIHTARPGVVIGKKGEDVEKLRAAVAKIAGVPAQINIAEVRKPELDGQLVADSIASQLERRVMFRRAMKRAVQNAMRLGAKGIKVEVSGRLGGAEIARSEWYREGRVPLHTLRADIDYATSSAHTQYGVIGIKVWIFKGEILGGMPAANAVEPKGDKPKKQRKGRK; encoded by the coding sequence ATGGGTCAGAAAGTACATCCTAATGGTATTCGTCTTGGCATCGTTAAGCCTTGGAATGCTACATGGTTTGCTAACACCAAAGATTTCGCTGACAACCTAGACGGCGACTTCAAGGTACGTCAGTTCCTTACTAAGGAACTAGCAAAAGCGTCTCTTTCACGTATCGTTATCGAGCGTCCAGCTAAGAGCATCCGTGTGACTATTCACACTGCTCGTCCTGGCGTTGTTATCGGTAAGAAAGGTGAAGACGTTGAGAAGCTACGCGCAGCTGTAGCTAAAATCGCAGGTGTACCAGCGCAAATTAACATCGCTGAAGTACGTAAGCCTGAGCTAGACGGCCAACTTGTGGCTGATAGCATCGCGTCTCAACTTGAGCGTCGTGTTATGTTCCGTCGTGCTATGAAGCGTGCGGTACAAAATGCTATGCGTCTTGGCGCTAAAGGTATCAAAGTGGAAGTAAGTGGTCGTCTAGGCGGCGCTGAAATCGCACGTTCTGAGTGGTACCGTGAAGGCCGTGTGCCTCTACACACTCTACGTGCTGACATTGATTACGCAACTTCTTCGGCTCACACCCAATACGGTGTGATCGGCATTAAAGTTTGGATCTTCAAAGGTGAGATTCTAGGCGGTATGCCAGCAGCTAACGCTGTAGAGCCAAAAGGCGACAAGCCTAAGAAGCAGCGCAAAGGCCGTAAGTAA
- the rplV gene encoding 50S ribosomal protein L22 — protein sequence MEAIAKHNFARISPQKARLVADQIRGKSVDQALELLTFSNKKAAELVKKVLESAIANAEHNEGADIDDLSVAKIFVDEGPIMKRIMPRAKGRADRILKRSCHITVVVADA from the coding sequence ATGGAAGCTATCGCTAAACATAACTTTGCTCGTATTTCTCCTCAGAAAGCTCGCTTAGTTGCAGACCAAATCCGCGGTAAAAGCGTGGATCAAGCTCTTGAACTACTAACTTTCAGCAACAAAAAAGCTGCTGAACTAGTTAAGAAAGTTCTTGAATCAGCAATCGCGAATGCGGAACACAACGAAGGTGCAGATATCGACGATCTTTCAGTCGCAAAAATCTTCGTAGATGAAGGTCCTATCATGAAGCGTATTATGCCTCGTGCTAAAGGCCGTGCCGACCGTATCTTGAAGCGTTCTTGCCACATCACTGTTGTTGTTGCAGACGCTTAA
- the rpsS gene encoding 30S ribosomal protein S19 encodes MPRSLKKGPFIDLHLLKKVEKAVESGDKKPVKTWSRRSMIIPSMIGLTIAVHNGRQHVPVFVTEEMIGHKLGEFAPTRTYRGHAADKKAKKK; translated from the coding sequence ATGCCACGTTCTCTCAAGAAAGGTCCTTTTATTGACCTACACTTGCTGAAGAAGGTAGAGAAAGCGGTGGAAAGCGGAGACAAAAAGCCTGTTAAGACTTGGTCCCGTCGTTCAATGATCATCCCATCAATGATTGGTTTGACCATCGCTGTCCATAATGGTCGTCAGCACGTACCAGTTTTCGTTACCGAAGAAATGATCGGTCACAAACTGGGTGAATTTGCACCAACTCGCACTTACCGCGGCCACGCTGCGGATAAGAAAGCTAAGAAGAAATAA
- the rplB gene encoding 50S ribosomal protein L2, translating into MAIVKCKPTSPGRRHVVKVVNADLHKGKPYAPLLEKNSKNGGRNNNGRITVRHIGGGHKHHYRLVDFKRTKDGIPAKVERLEYDPNRSANIALVLYADGERRYIIAPKGIQAGDSIQSGVDAPIKAGNTLPMRNIPVGSTVHCVELKPGKGAQIARSAGAYAQIIARDGAYVTLRLRSGEMRKVLSEGRATIGEVGNAEHMLRELGKAGASRWRGVRPTVRGVVMNPVDHPHGGGEGRTSGGRHPVSPWGQPTKGFKTRKNKRTDKYIVRRRNK; encoded by the coding sequence ATGGCTATTGTTAAATGTAAGCCGACTTCCCCTGGTCGTCGTCACGTAGTTAAAGTTGTTAACGCTGACCTTCACAAAGGTAAGCCTTACGCTCCACTTCTAGAGAAAAACTCTAAGAACGGTGGTCGTAACAACAACGGTCGTATCACAGTACGTCACATCGGTGGTGGTCACAAGCATCACTATCGTTTGGTTGATTTCAAGCGTACTAAAGATGGCATCCCAGCGAAAGTTGAGCGCCTAGAATACGATCCAAACCGTAGTGCAAACATCGCTCTAGTTCTATACGCAGACGGTGAGCGTCGCTACATCATTGCACCAAAAGGCATCCAAGCGGGTGACTCTATCCAGTCTGGTGTTGATGCGCCTATCAAAGCAGGTAACACTCTGCCGATGCGCAACATCCCAGTAGGTTCTACAGTACACTGTGTTGAACTTAAGCCTGGTAAAGGTGCACAAATTGCTCGTTCTGCAGGTGCATACGCACAAATCATCGCTCGCGATGGTGCATATGTAACTCTACGCCTACGTTCTGGCGAAATGCGCAAAGTACTATCAGAAGGCCGTGCAACAATCGGTGAAGTTGGTAATGCTGAGCACATGCTACGTGAACTAGGTAAAGCTGGTGCTAGCCGCTGGCGCGGTGTTCGTCCAACCGTTCGCGGTGTGGTAATGAACCCGGTAGACCACCCACACGGTGGTGGTGAAGGCCGTACTTCTGGTGGTCGTCACCCAGTATCTCCTTGGGGTCAGCCAACTAAAGGCTTTAAGACTCGTAAGAACAAGCGCACTGACAAGTACATCGTACGTCGTCGTAATAAGTAA